From Calothrix sp. PCC 6303, a single genomic window includes:
- a CDS encoding ISAzo13 family transposase (programmed frameshift): MVLTDSLKKLFIETASQLKGAEKRRFMASTVQSLGLGGQRLAQSELGWNRDTIRKGTRELKSGITCVDNMSGKGRYKAEEHLPNLLEDIKKIVDFYSQTDPSFKSQRLYTRLSAAEVRKQLIEKSGYSDEKLHTSETIRVKLNNLGYKLRRVKKVQPQKKFPQTDAIFEQLDVVNKDADEDKSVLRLSMDGKACVKIGSFDRGGKSRDGVKASDHDYNPKTTVTPYGIFLPELDELFLYFTESKVTSDFIVDILEDFWSCEKHRFSEVKTLLLNQDNGPQNSSRRTQFMKRIVEFAHKHQVNIRLAYYPPYHSKYNPIERTWAVLENHWNGSILDELETALNFASTMKWNGKHPVVKLVHETYENGVKLTKKAMAQIEKQIERLTDSNHEVFPNLGNWFIDICCSKTNVISF, translated from the exons ATAGTATTAACTGATTCTCTGAAAAAGTTGTTCATTGAAACTGCATCTCAATTAAAAGGTGCAGAAAAGCGTAGATTTATGGCTTCGACAGTTCAAAGCTTAGGTTTAGGAGGGCAAAGACTTGCACAATCAGAATTAGGATGGAATCGAGACACAATTCGCAAAGGAACAAGAGAATTAAAAAGCGGTATTACTTGTGTTGATAACATGAGTGGCAAAGGACGTTACAAAGCAGAAGAACATCTGCCAAATCTTTTAGAAGATATCAAAAAAATAGTTGACTTCTATAGTCAAACCGATCCGAGTTTTAAAAGTCAAAGACTATATACTAGACTCAGTGCAGCCGAAGTTAGAAAGCAATTAATCGAAAAGTCTGGTTATAGTGATGAAAAGTTACATACATCAGAAACAATTCGAGTCAAATTAAATAATTTAGGTTATAAGCTCAGAAGGGTAAAGAAAGTTCAGCCTCAAAAAAAAT TCCCACAAACTGATGCAATCTTTGAGCAATTAGATGTAGTAAATAAAGATGCAGATGAAGATAAGAGTGTTTTACGTCTAAGCATGGACGGAAAAGCCTGTGTTAAGATCGGCTCATTTGACCGAGGGGGTAAAAGCCGGGATGGGGTGAAAGCATCAGACCATGATTATAATCCGAAAACAACTGTAACTCCTTATGGAATATTTCTTCCAGAGCTTGACGAGTTATTTTTGTACTTTACAGAATCGAAAGTTACAAGTGATTTTATCGTTGATATTCTAGAAGATTTTTGGTCTTGTGAAAAGCATCGTTTTTCTGAAGTTAAAACACTACTTCTGAATCAAGATAATGGTCCGCAGAATAGTTCGCGGCGTACCCAATTTATGAAACGTATAGTAGAGTTTGCTCACAAACATCAAGTAAATATACGTTTAGCTTATTATCCTCCCTATCATAGTAAATACAATCCAATAGAAAGGACATGGGCAGTACTAGAAAATCATTGGAATGGGAGTATTTTAGATGAACTAGAAACGGCTTTAAATTTTGCTAGCACTATGAAATGGAACGGGAAACATCCAGTCGTTAAGCTAGTACACGAAACTTATGAGAATGGGGTAAAGCTTACAAAAAAAGCTATGGCTCAAATCGAAAAACAGATTGAGCGGCTAACCGATTCTAATCATGAAGTTTTCCCAAATTTAGGTAATTGGTTTATTGATATTTGTTGTAGTAAAACAAACGTGATTTCATTTTAA
- a CDS encoding TRAFAC clade GTPase domain-containing protein: MNGSEELKIMMVALRGIGKTSLLAAMHEEFNKTFERANLQTWVDDTNSLRAIEECKSILKNIDPRLKKQVTPTQPKENPWNDQGFYFEIGSSGKKFMKLRFTDPSGEYFNPDAAPEQKDYIKQQLNQCDALVIPIDTTALMQKKTGRVSYGELGTWHEEKNNSQRITQLLKDTFSHVDSPRLVILAPIKCEAYTRTSADAESLLYHLKTGYSELLDFFKSDSLINKVAVVVTPVQTIGNITFSHYKTDENNFTKFYYHKTPINAPYQPKDGEQPLRYILLFLINVFLENKKLILQQEKENLEKLETTLYAEKDKLEQAKKEFEEKQKLLNQRNNLWWIFREIANFIDDRETPVNVAKEQVDQKQVGVQEIQTNFQSTLLKVQATQEQINAFNNALFRFAIGSKNSDGFAILQGHRWLEIPQSIF, from the coding sequence ATGAATGGAAGCGAAGAACTGAAAATTATGATGGTTGCTTTAAGAGGAATTGGGAAAACCAGTCTTTTAGCCGCAATGCATGAGGAATTTAATAAAACATTTGAGCGTGCTAATCTGCAAACATGGGTGGATGATACGAATAGCTTACGTGCAATCGAAGAATGTAAATCTATCCTCAAAAACATAGATCCACGTTTGAAAAAGCAAGTTACCCCAACGCAACCTAAAGAAAATCCCTGGAACGATCAAGGTTTTTACTTTGAAATTGGAAGTAGCGGCAAAAAATTCATGAAGTTGAGGTTTACTGATCCTTCTGGTGAGTACTTTAATCCCGACGCAGCACCCGAACAAAAGGACTACATCAAACAGCAATTAAATCAATGTGATGCCTTAGTTATTCCTATCGACACTACTGCATTAATGCAAAAAAAGACAGGTCGAGTTAGTTATGGAGAACTGGGAACTTGGCATGAGGAAAAAAATAATTCTCAGCGGATTACTCAGTTATTAAAAGATACTTTTTCTCATGTAGATTCACCTCGTCTAGTAATTTTAGCTCCCATTAAATGCGAAGCATATACAAGAACCAGTGCAGATGCTGAAAGCTTACTATACCATTTGAAAACAGGCTATAGCGAATTACTAGATTTTTTTAAATCAGATTCATTAATTAACAAGGTTGCTGTAGTTGTAACACCAGTACAAACCATTGGGAATATAACTTTTTCTCATTACAAAACTGATGAAAATAACTTTACTAAGTTCTACTACCACAAAACTCCAATAAATGCTCCCTATCAACCAAAAGATGGAGAACAACCACTTCGGTATATCTTACTATTTCTCATTAATGTTTTTTTAGAAAATAAGAAATTGATTTTGCAACAAGAAAAAGAAAATTTAGAAAAACTTGAAACTACCCTATATGCAGAGAAAGATAAATTAGAACAAGCAAAAAAAGAATTTGAAGAAAAACAAAAACTATTAAATCAGCGTAATAATCTGTGGTGGATATTCAGAGAAATTGCTAACTTTATTGATGATAGAGAAACTCCTGTGAATGTAGCCAAAGAGCAAGTTGATCAAAAACAAGTTGGTGTACAAGAAATACAAACAAATTTTCAATCAACCTTGCTAAAAGTTCAAGCAACTCAAGAACAGATAAATGCTTTTAATAATGCTTTATTTAGATTTGCCATTGGTTCTAAAAATAGTGACGGCTTTGCGATTCTTCAAGGACACAGATGGTTAGAAATTCCTCAATCTATTTTTTAG
- a CDS encoding cytochrome c biogenesis protein CcdA — protein sequence MLETLQTQLYQLEHFADRIVASQLTHLSFVSIGVIFLAGLLTSLTPCMLSMLPITIGYIGGYEAKSRWQAAAQSTWFSLGLATTLAVLGIFAAGFGKVYGQVGIGLPIIVSVLAILMGLNLLEALPLQLPSFGGTDWISPNLPSGFRAYCIGLSFGLVASPCSTPVLASLLGWVATQKDLVLGGVLLLSYTLGYVAPLILAGTFTASIKKLLELRRWSSWINPVSGVMLVGFGLFSLLSRIPLENLKF from the coding sequence ATGCTGGAAACTCTGCAAACCCAACTTTATCAACTTGAACATTTTGCCGATAGAATTGTCGCTAGTCAGCTTACCCATCTAAGTTTTGTGAGTATCGGTGTGATATTCCTGGCTGGTTTGTTAACTAGTCTCACACCTTGTATGCTGTCGATGCTGCCCATCACCATTGGTTATATTGGTGGGTATGAAGCTAAAAGTCGTTGGCAAGCAGCAGCACAATCAACTTGGTTTTCCCTGGGTTTAGCTACTACTTTGGCGGTTTTAGGTATTTTTGCCGCTGGTTTTGGGAAAGTATATGGACAGGTGGGAATCGGTTTACCAATTATTGTGAGTGTTTTGGCGATTTTGATGGGGTTGAATTTGCTGGAAGCTTTACCCCTACAGTTACCATCATTTGGTGGTACTGATTGGATTTCCCCAAACTTACCTTCAGGTTTCCGTGCTTACTGTATTGGTTTAAGCTTTGGTTTAGTGGCTTCACCCTGTAGCACACCTGTTTTAGCGAGTTTGTTGGGATGGGTAGCAACTCAAAAAGATTTGGTTTTGGGTGGAGTTTTGTTACTCAGCTACACCTTGGGTTATGTGGCACCGCTGATCTTAGCGGGGACATTTACTGCTTCAATAAAGAAGTTACTAGAATTGCGTCGCTGGTCAAGTTGGATTAACCCTGTGAGTGGGGTGATGTTGGTGGGATTTGGGCTATTTTCGCTACTTTCCCGGATTCCTTTGGAAAATTTGAAATTTTAA
- a CDS encoding cytochrome c biogenesis protein yields MTIDNSTEKELNWLSLITRSLKQDFLPVLTDLRLAIILLLVIAVFSISGTVIEQGQSAAFYQANYPESPALFGFLTWKVIQIIGLNEVYRTWWFLALLILFGTSLTACTFTRQLPALKAAQKWKFYNKSRQFQKLALSAEFNEDNLSPNSLQTLNQILQKRSYKVFQDENNTLYARKGIIGKIGPIIVHIGIVVTLLGSIWGAMTGFMAQEMVPSGESFQVKNIIDAGPFAAKQVPQDWSVKVNRFWIDYTATGGIDQFYSDMSVINSQGQEVDRQTIFVNQPLRYHGITFYQTDWGISSANVRVNNSPIFQLPMAPLETNGKGKLWGTWIPTKPDLSEGVSLLAKDLQGTVFIYDSKGQLVDTVRTGMSTKVNGVTLKILDVVGSTGLQIKSDPGIPLVYTGFACLMAGLVMSYFSHSQVWALQANNRLYVGGKTNRAQVAFEREILEVLDSLNVANHDNPGVAESLPSNI; encoded by the coding sequence ATGACTATTGATAACTCCACCGAAAAAGAATTAAACTGGCTTTCACTGATAACGCGATCGCTTAAACAAGATTTCCTCCCAGTTTTAACAGATCTACGCTTGGCAATCATTCTGCTATTAGTGATTGCAGTGTTCAGTATTAGTGGAACTGTAATTGAACAAGGACAATCAGCAGCTTTTTACCAGGCTAATTACCCGGAAAGTCCAGCTTTGTTTGGTTTTCTCACCTGGAAGGTAATTCAAATCATCGGTTTAAACGAAGTTTACCGAACTTGGTGGTTTTTAGCGCTACTAATATTATTTGGTACTAGTCTCACAGCTTGTACTTTCACTCGTCAGTTACCTGCACTCAAAGCTGCACAAAAGTGGAAATTCTACAATAAATCTCGACAGTTCCAAAAACTGGCACTCAGCGCAGAATTTAATGAAGATAACCTGAGTCCAAATTCTTTACAAACTCTGAATCAAATCCTCCAAAAGCGGAGTTATAAAGTTTTCCAAGACGAAAACAACACCCTCTATGCCCGTAAAGGTATCATTGGTAAAATTGGTCCCATCATTGTCCACATCGGCATTGTTGTCACCTTGTTAGGTTCTATTTGGGGGGCAATGACTGGATTTATGGCTCAAGAAATGGTTCCTAGTGGGGAAAGCTTCCAAGTTAAAAATATCATCGACGCTGGACCTTTTGCAGCCAAACAAGTTCCCCAAGATTGGTCGGTGAAAGTTAACCGCTTCTGGATCGATTACACTGCTACTGGGGGAATCGATCAGTTCTACTCTGATATGTCAGTGATAAATTCCCAAGGTCAAGAAGTTGATCGTCAAACCATTTTCGTCAATCAACCATTACGTTATCATGGTATTACCTTCTATCAAACTGATTGGGGAATTTCATCAGCAAATGTTCGTGTCAATAATAGTCCCATTTTCCAGTTACCCATGGCACCTTTGGAAACCAACGGTAAAGGAAAACTTTGGGGAACTTGGATTCCTACCAAACCAGATTTAAGTGAAGGTGTATCTCTGCTGGCAAAGGATTTACAGGGAACAGTTTTTATTTATGATTCAAAGGGACAATTAGTTGATACCGTCCGTACAGGTATGTCAACCAAAGTTAACGGTGTTACTTTGAAAATTCTTGATGTAGTTGGAAGTACAGGTTTACAAATTAAATCAGACCCCGGTATACCCTTAGTTTATACTGGCTTTGCCTGTCTCATGGCTGGCTTAGTCATGAGTTATTTTTCTCATTCCCAAGTTTGGGCATTGCAGGCAAATAATCGGTTATATGTAGGTGGTAAAACCAATCGTGCCCAAGTTGCCTTTGAAAGGGAAATTTTAGAGGTGTTAGATTCGCTAAATGTTGCTAATCATGATAATCCAGGTGTTGCCGAATCATTACCTTCTAATATTTAG
- a CDS encoding DNA cytosine methyltransferase: MQSSINHKLPNLKVIDLFAGCGGLSLGFQNAGFKIVGAFENWNPAIEVYKKNFSHPIYNYDLSNLKGDDKLFQNIDFDMIIGGPPCQDFSSAGKRNEDLGRGDLSISFAEIVISNRPKWFLMENVEGYKKTQKYSQIVNMFRANSYGLTETIIKASLCGVPQNRKRYICIGKLDGDDDELLPYITKNLSQTPMTIRDYFGDSLGVQYYYRHPRSYKRRGIFSIDEPSPTIRGVNRPIPKTYKLHSGDLCPVTEKLRPLTTIERSRIQTFTEDFIFDDKNQSKTNLEQMIGNAVPVKLAEYIANSIAEYIQSDSMYQLKEKQLALQS; the protein is encoded by the coding sequence ATGCAATCTTCTATTAATCATAAATTACCAAACTTAAAAGTTATTGATCTTTTTGCGGGGTGCGGAGGTTTATCACTTGGGTTTCAAAATGCAGGATTTAAAATTGTTGGAGCTTTTGAAAATTGGAACCCAGCTATTGAAGTTTACAAAAAAAACTTTTCTCACCCCATATATAATTATGATTTAAGTAATTTAAAAGGTGATGATAAACTTTTCCAAAATATCGATTTTGATATGATAATTGGTGGACCTCCTTGTCAAGACTTTTCCAGTGCAGGCAAAAGGAATGAAGATTTAGGTAGAGGAGATTTGAGTATATCTTTTGCAGAAATAGTCATATCAAATCGTCCAAAGTGGTTTCTGATGGAAAATGTTGAAGGATATAAAAAAACTCAGAAATATTCTCAAATAGTTAATATGTTTAGAGCTAATAGCTATGGTTTAACAGAAACTATAATTAAAGCTAGCCTTTGTGGTGTTCCTCAAAATAGAAAAAGGTATATTTGTATTGGAAAGTTAGATGGCGATGATGATGAATTGCTTCCATATATCACTAAAAATCTTTCTCAAACACCAATGACTATCAGAGACTATTTCGGAGATAGTTTAGGAGTCCAATATTATTATAGGCATCCCAGAAGTTATAAAAGAAGAGGAATTTTTAGTATAGATGAACCAAGTCCAACGATTAGGGGAGTAAATAGACCAATACCAAAAACATATAAGCTACATTCAGGTGATCTTTGTCCAGTGACTGAAAAGCTACGTCCCCTGACAACTATTGAAAGAAGTAGAATTCAAACATTTACTGAAGATTTTATTTTTGATGATAAGAATCAATCTAAGACCAATTTAGAACAAATGATTGGCAATGCAGTACCAGTAAAATTAGCTGAGTACATTGCTAATTCTATAGCTGAATATATTCAAAGTGATTCTATGTACCAACTAAAAGAAAAACAGCTAGCGTTGCAATCCTAA
- a CDS encoding HindVP family restriction endonuclease translates to MIVEENQRKPSLFGLSNSNRDFLQKDSWGKNQFNSSFPASLACYMHSIQVQPVYLKLNSSLNIIQEQITVTELFGEVPLSEKLFFAFESDYLPYRKIVIGKLPRVDLVTQDIKTNKDSCLKSLEIKLTALPDNSTYRLSDDRYGCEIVVRPDTIVYLALSIADKLQHNKETILEYLDPVFQTIDNLTSIRSVLPKISEIVVSMDNLLLNYLDIQSPLVMQPVWKTVGKTSKLFTNCLDMFIWSDFAFTRLFFDVAKKAAKNAETITRSTRSVVWLAKMLYDFASNGKINHQFIIDNYTYNTKNDKAFAINGIGTYGYMKSPQLINPRIKKEEIKNIILGGGQNYLSPERRFDGIILSNPEIFDESLKYI, encoded by the coding sequence ATGATCGTCGAAGAAAATCAAAGAAAACCTTCCCTATTTGGACTCTCCAACTCAAATAGAGACTTTTTACAAAAAGATAGTTGGGGAAAAAATCAATTTAATTCCTCTTTTCCAGCTTCCCTTGCTTGTTACATGCATAGTATCCAAGTGCAGCCAGTGTATCTTAAGTTAAATTCATCTCTTAATATTATTCAGGAGCAAATCACTGTAACTGAGCTTTTTGGAGAAGTTCCCCTATCAGAGAAATTATTCTTCGCATTTGAAAGCGATTATTTACCCTACAGAAAAATAGTCATAGGAAAACTCCCAAGAGTAGATTTAGTTACTCAAGATATCAAAACAAACAAAGACTCATGTCTGAAAAGTCTTGAGATTAAACTAACTGCTTTACCAGATAACTCTACATATCGATTGAGTGATGATAGATATGGCTGTGAAATTGTTGTCAGACCCGATACTATAGTTTACCTAGCCCTAAGTATTGCAGATAAGCTCCAACATAATAAAGAAACTATTTTGGAATACTTAGATCCGGTATTTCAAACAATAGATAATTTAACTAGTATTAGAAGTGTTCTCCCTAAAATATCTGAAATTGTGGTAAGTATGGATAATTTACTTTTAAATTATCTAGATATTCAGTCGCCATTAGTAATGCAACCAGTATGGAAAACTGTAGGAAAAACCTCTAAATTATTTACAAATTGTTTAGATATGTTTATTTGGAGTGATTTCGCATTTACAAGATTATTTTTTGACGTAGCAAAAAAGGCAGCTAAAAATGCGGAAACTATCACAAGATCTACAAGAAGTGTAGTCTGGCTTGCGAAAATGCTATACGATTTTGCAAGTAATGGTAAAATTAATCATCAATTTATTATTGACAATTACACTTACAACACAAAAAATGACAAAGCTTTTGCAATAAATGGAATAGGTACTTATGGATATATGAAATCTCCACAATTAATAAATCCAAGAATAAAAAAAGAGGAAATAAAAAATATTATTCTTGGTGGAGGACAAAACTATCTAAGTCCTGAAAGACGTTTTGATGGAATTATTCTGAGTAATCCAGAAATATTTGATGAGTCATTGAAATATATTTAA
- the queF gene encoding preQ(1) synthase — protein sequence MSSSSPEIASQSFPEMKYGEREISEGKLITFPNPRIGRRYNVDITLPEFTCKCPFSGYPDFATIYLSYIPNEKVVELKALKLYINSYRDRYISHEETANQILDDFVAACDPLEATVKTDFTPRGNVHTVVEVKHVK from the coding sequence ATGAGTAGTTCCTCACCAGAAATTGCATCTCAATCATTTCCAGAAATGAAATATGGTGAACGTGAGATTAGTGAAGGCAAACTGATCACTTTCCCAAATCCTCGAATTGGTAGGAGGTACAACGTAGATATTACTTTGCCGGAATTTACCTGTAAATGTCCATTTTCTGGATATCCAGATTTTGCCACCATTTACTTATCTTACATTCCCAACGAGAAAGTAGTAGAACTAAAGGCACTAAAACTATACATTAACAGTTACCGCGATCGCTATATTTCTCACGAGGAGACAGCGAACCAAATTCTAGATGATTTTGTCGCAGCTTGTGATCCTTTGGAAGCAACTGTTAAGACTGATTTTACTCCACGCGGGAATGTGCATACCGTGGTTGAAGTCAAGCATGTGAAATAA
- a CDS encoding phasin family protein, whose amino-acid sequence MPGFGDIVQKAFYLGVGLASYAGEKATGRISELRSQVQKLADEMVARGEMSTEEARRLVEEMMKQAQQQQPPINETKNSSPSEPRRIEILEEDEPASSTKSTPTDDVDGLRDQVKRMQEELRRLQKDQ is encoded by the coding sequence ATGCCTGGTTTTGGAGACATCGTTCAAAAAGCTTTTTATCTTGGTGTTGGTTTAGCTTCCTATGCTGGCGAGAAGGCAACAGGAAGAATTTCCGAGTTGCGATCGCAAGTGCAAAAACTAGCTGATGAAATGGTTGCGCGGGGCGAAATGTCCACCGAAGAAGCCCGCCGCTTAGTGGAAGAAATGATGAAGCAGGCGCAGCAACAACAGCCACCCATCAATGAAACTAAGAACTCATCACCATCAGAACCCCGACGGATAGAAATTCTTGAAGAGGATGAACCAGCAAGCAGCACTAAAAGCACACCTACAGATGATGTAGATGGTTTGCGCGACCAAGTGAAACGGATGCAAGAAGAACTACGGCGTTTACAAAAAGACCAGTAG
- a CDS encoding YciI family protein, producing MPIFVKIEQGKVEKPIFDQYVPAHTAYVRDLIAKGHHAKTGYWAERGGGMMIFEAASIIEAEAIVASDPLVQAGCVEYQLHEWRIVEE from the coding sequence ATGCCTATCTTTGTCAAAATTGAGCAGGGGAAAGTTGAAAAGCCGATATTTGATCAGTATGTACCCGCTCATACAGCTTATGTTCGGGATTTAATCGCTAAAGGACATCATGCAAAAACTGGGTATTGGGCTGAAAGAGGTGGGGGAATGATGATTTTTGAAGCTGCATCAATAATAGAAGCAGAAGCGATTGTTGCATCTGACCCTTTGGTACAAGCTGGCTGTGTGGAGTATCAGCTCCATGAGTGGCGAATAGTTGAGGAATGA
- a CDS encoding methylmalonic aciduria and homocystinuria type D protein, whose translation MNYFNLSAFKQSHLFTLVGDESQAVEIGISSPSEYLCAHRERILPDWRNQPNMLVVVVLQRSRFELVHDTTVISDEKQRLREKFMRFGLDVAFNLRDCGYLTDLIDPRTGYPLLSHPGQIPHDDTAAVKALLGYPIIKNQCRVLVHPQWGTAVYPSILVSTAPPIMIEWAIRTIGNLHGWYDQQTQELGILTAES comes from the coding sequence GTGAACTATTTCAACCTTTCAGCTTTTAAACAAAGTCACCTTTTCACACTGGTTGGTGATGAGAGTCAAGCAGTTGAGATTGGGATTTCTTCTCCAAGTGAATATCTTTGCGCTCATCGTGAGCGTATACTACCTGATTGGAGAAATCAACCTAACATGTTAGTGGTTGTGGTGTTACAGCGATCGCGTTTTGAATTGGTGCATGATACTACCGTTATTTCTGATGAAAAACAGAGGTTACGGGAAAAATTCATGCGCTTTGGATTAGATGTGGCTTTTAATTTGCGCGATTGTGGTTATTTAACCGATTTAATCGATCCACGAACAGGTTATCCACTACTTTCCCACCCAGGTCAAATTCCCCATGATGACACAGCAGCAGTCAAAGCTTTACTTGGTTATCCAATAATCAAAAACCAATGCCGCGTTTTAGTTCATCCCCAATGGGGTACAGCAGTTTATCCTAGTATTTTAGTTTCCACAGCACCACCAATTATGATCGAGTGGGCAATCAGAACTATTGGTAATTTACATGGATGGTATGACCAGCAAACTCAAGAGTTAGGTATACTAACTGCGGAATCTTAA
- a CDS encoding ABC transporter ATP-binding protein — MVQELAIRTSGLTKQFDKHIAVHEIDLEIQGGEVYGLIGPNGAGKTTLIRMLATAEEPSCGEIYINGDRLLRDKSNPTLKRRLGYLPDDYPLYPELTVWDYLDYFARLYKLREPRRTQRLQEVLELIQLENKRHSLISTLSRGMKQRLCLARTIIHEPIVLLLDEPVSGLDPIARMQFREIIKALQEAGMTILISSHVLSDLAELCTSVGIMELGFLVESASLQNLYQRLSRQQIEITTLGKIDTLVGELKNNLLVKDWELMPTKDRVRVNFSGQQSDCADLLRSLIDAGVSVTNFHCTQEDLETIFLNLGHKQAS, encoded by the coding sequence ATGGTACAAGAATTAGCGATTCGCACCTCAGGATTAACTAAGCAATTTGATAAACATATCGCTGTTCATGAAATTGACTTAGAAATCCAAGGTGGAGAAGTTTATGGTTTGATTGGTCCCAATGGTGCAGGGAAAACAACCTTAATTAGGATGTTAGCAACTGCTGAAGAACCAAGCTGTGGTGAAATCTACATCAATGGTGATCGGTTATTACGTGACAAAAGTAATCCGACTCTGAAGCGTCGTCTTGGGTATCTACCAGATGACTATCCCCTATATCCAGAATTGACAGTTTGGGATTACCTTGATTATTTTGCTCGATTATATAAATTACGAGAACCTCGACGTACTCAACGTTTACAGGAAGTTTTGGAACTGATTCAACTGGAAAATAAGCGTCATAGCCTAATTTCCACATTATCACGGGGGATGAAACAACGGCTGTGTTTAGCCAGAACCATCATCCATGAACCAATTGTATTGCTGTTGGATGAACCAGTTTCTGGACTCGATCCTATTGCCAGAATGCAGTTTCGGGAAATCATCAAAGCACTGCAAGAAGCGGGGATGACTATTTTAATTTCTTCCCATGTTTTGAGCGATTTAGCAGAACTTTGTACTTCTGTGGGAATCATGGAATTAGGGTTCTTAGTAGAAAGTGCATCTTTGCAAAACCTTTATCAACGACTTTCGAGGCAACAAATTGAGATTACTACCCTTGGTAAAATCGATACCTTGGTGGGGGAACTCAAAAATAACCTCTTAGTCAAAGATTGGGAGTTAATGCCAACAAAAGATCGTGTCAGGGTGAATTTTTCTGGTCAACAATCAGATTGCGCTGATTTGTTACGGAGTTTGATTGATGCAGGTGTTTCTGTGACTAATTTTCACTGCACTCAAGAAGATTTAGAAACAATTTTCCTGAATTTAGGACATAAACAAGCTTCCTAA